The following are encoded together in the Methylorubrum sp. B1-46 genome:
- a CDS encoding low specificity L-threonine aldolase: protein MIDLFSDTQTRPTPGMREAMARAQVGDEQSNSDPTTNALCERVAEMLGQEAAVFMPSGTMCNLASILVHCRAGDEIIVDDQSHIYNTEAAGAAAIGGVSVKPLPTRVGLFSLAQVEAAIRVPQRTAPRSRLVSIEQTTSFSGGTVWDIGEMRLIRDYAQARGLKAHIDGARLLNAVVATGLSAAEYAAGFDSAWIDLSKGLGCPVGAVLCGTRDFIEQAWQWKYRLGGAMRQSGVLAAAGLYALDHHMTQLAEDNANASRLHRLIADVPGLAFDPTAGQSNILCFTVEGLSITASTFAKACLEEGVRVRAIGTHQIRATANLDVDRAGIDRAAEVIRAKAAAFAATAEGRI from the coding sequence ATGATCGACCTGTTCAGCGACACCCAGACGCGGCCGACGCCGGGCATGCGCGAGGCTATGGCACGGGCGCAGGTTGGCGACGAGCAGTCGAACTCCGATCCGACCACCAATGCCCTGTGCGAGCGGGTGGCCGAGATGCTGGGTCAGGAGGCGGCCGTGTTCATGCCGTCGGGCACGATGTGCAACCTCGCCTCGATCCTCGTCCATTGCCGGGCCGGCGACGAGATCATCGTCGACGACCAGTCCCACATCTACAACACGGAAGCCGCGGGCGCGGCGGCGATCGGCGGCGTGTCGGTGAAGCCGTTGCCGACGCGGGTCGGCCTGTTCTCCCTCGCCCAGGTCGAGGCGGCGATCCGGGTCCCGCAGCGCACGGCGCCGCGCTCACGGCTGGTCTCGATCGAGCAGACGACAAGCTTTTCCGGCGGGACGGTCTGGGACATTGGCGAGATGCGCCTGATCCGAGACTATGCCCAGGCGCGCGGTCTCAAGGCCCATATCGACGGGGCGCGGCTGCTCAACGCGGTGGTGGCCACGGGGCTCTCGGCGGCAGAGTACGCGGCCGGCTTCGACAGCGCCTGGATCGACCTGAGCAAGGGGCTCGGCTGCCCGGTCGGGGCGGTCCTGTGCGGCACGCGGGATTTTATCGAACAGGCGTGGCAGTGGAAGTACCGGCTCGGCGGCGCCATGCGTCAGTCGGGCGTGCTGGCGGCGGCAGGCCTCTACGCGCTGGACCACCACATGACGCAACTCGCCGAGGACAACGCCAATGCCAGCCGGCTGCACCGGCTGATCGCCGATGTGCCGGGCCTCGCGTTCGACCCGACAGCGGGGCAATCCAACATCCTGTGCTTCACGGTGGAGGGCCTGAGCATCACCGCCTCGACCTTCGCGAAGGCCTGCCTTGAGGAAGGCGTGCGGGTGCGCGCGATCGGAACGCACCAGATCCGCGCCACCGCCAATCTCGACGTGGACCGTGCCGGCATCGATCGGGCGGCGGAGGTGATCCGGGCGAAGGCCGCGGCGTTCGCGGCGACGGCCGAAGGACGGATATAG
- a CDS encoding DUF4142 domain-containing protein, producing the protein MRMPLTAAACLLLLGAAGMPAHAQSVGEKTGVNSLIGVAPTAQDFVTQAVISDMFEDQTSKLALEKADEKTKAFAKKMIEDHKKTSDELKSVVQTGDMKLTLPTALDSSHQSKLDKLKSLSGEDFTKQYHDDQVTAHKNATDLYKRYAEGGDNAALKAFAIKTKPHLDEHLKMAQDLASKK; encoded by the coding sequence ATGAGAATGCCCCTCACCGCTGCCGCCTGCCTGCTCCTGCTGGGCGCGGCGGGGATGCCGGCCCATGCCCAATCGGTCGGCGAGAAGACCGGCGTGAATTCTCTGATCGGCGTCGCCCCGACGGCGCAGGACTTCGTCACGCAGGCCGTCATCAGCGACATGTTCGAGGACCAGACGAGCAAGCTCGCCCTGGAGAAGGCGGACGAGAAGACCAAGGCCTTCGCCAAGAAGATGATCGAGGACCACAAGAAGACCTCGGACGAGCTGAAATCCGTGGTCCAGACCGGCGACATGAAGCTCACGCTGCCCACCGCGCTCGACTCGAGCCACCAGAGCAAGCTCGACAAGCTCAAGAGCCTGAGCGGCGAGGATTTCACCAAGCAATATCACGACGATCAGGTGACGGCGCACAAGAACGCCACCGATCTCTACAAGCGCTACGCCGAGGGCGGCGACAATGCGGCCTTGAAAGCCTTCGCCATCAAGACCAAGCCGCATCTCGACGAGCACCTGAAGATGGCGCAGGACCTCGCCAGCAAGAAGTAG
- a CDS encoding carboxylate-amine ligase: protein MGHEYRFGIEEELFLASSRTRAAPRESVSDFHKAARSRLEGVEREMLESQTEICSKPSASFSETHEALAKLRTGLCAIGREHGLKVFAAGTHPTAIWTDQRETAKVRYRKMIETLQMVGRRSIVSGLHVHVEVPEPSERVALINRLMPFLPVLLALSTSSPFYERHRTGLAGYRLRAYAELPRTGLPELFDGAGDFERYVRVMTRAGAIEDATYLWWHIRPSIRYPTLELRVADSCTRLKDTLAVAALYRCLVRLCVRRPDLNAGPTGASRGFVMENLWRAQRDGVHAALIDEAAEEAVPVRHLVARLVDLVAEDAAALGCAAQVAHALTIAECGSSADGQIRAYEASLAAGGSERKALSCVIDWLARETANCDA from the coding sequence ATGGGACACGAATACCGGTTCGGCATCGAGGAGGAGCTGTTCCTGGCGAGCAGCCGGACCCGAGCCGCGCCGCGCGAATCGGTCTCGGACTTCCACAAGGCGGCCCGAAGCCGGCTGGAGGGCGTCGAGCGCGAGATGCTGGAGAGCCAGACCGAGATCTGCTCCAAGCCCTCGGCGAGCTTCAGTGAGACCCATGAGGCGCTGGCCAAGCTTCGCACCGGCCTGTGCGCCATCGGCCGCGAGCACGGCCTGAAGGTCTTCGCCGCCGGCACCCACCCGACCGCGATCTGGACCGATCAGCGCGAGACCGCCAAGGTCCGCTATCGCAAGATGATCGAGACGCTGCAGATGGTGGGGCGGCGCTCCATCGTCAGCGGCCTGCACGTCCATGTCGAGGTGCCCGAGCCGAGCGAACGCGTCGCCCTGATCAACCGGCTGATGCCGTTCCTGCCGGTGCTGCTCGCGCTCTCGACCTCTTCGCCCTTCTACGAGCGCCACCGCACGGGGCTGGCCGGCTACCGCCTGCGCGCCTACGCGGAATTGCCGCGCACCGGCCTGCCGGAACTCTTCGACGGGGCCGGTGACTTCGAGCGCTACGTGCGGGTGATGACGCGGGCCGGTGCGATCGAGGATGCGACCTATCTCTGGTGGCACATCCGCCCATCGATCCGCTATCCGACCCTCGAATTGCGGGTCGCCGACAGTTGCACCCGGCTCAAGGACACGCTGGCCGTCGCCGCGCTCTATCGCTGCCTCGTGCGACTCTGCGTCCGCCGGCCCGATCTCAACGCTGGGCCGACGGGCGCCTCGCGCGGCTTCGTGATGGAGAACCTGTGGCGGGCGCAGCGCGACGGCGTCCACGCGGCCCTCATCGACGAGGCCGCGGAGGAGGCGGTGCCGGTCCGCCACCTTGTTGCGCGCCTGGTTGATCTCGTCGCGGAAGACGCCGCGGCCCTGGGCTGCGCCGCGCAAGTGGCCCACGCGCTCACCATCGCCGAGTGCGGCTCCAGCGCCGACGGACAGATTCGCGCCTACGAGGCGTCACTCGCGGCCGGCGGCAGCGAGCGCAAGGCGCTCTCCTGCGTCATCGATTGGCTCGCCCGCGAGACCGCGAACTGCGACGCGTAA
- a CDS encoding S10 family peptidase produces the protein MMQAFPSARTGTARLCLAGLLSLSVGLGPLPALAQHGPPADGQSQAKGQAQPRKAPEGRRLPPDATTEHSIDGPNGQPLKFTATAGSLALVDEEGKLQSEIAFIAYAKAGKPEEAAARPITFGVNGGPGAASAYLNIGAIGPWRLPTDGASISPSQTIALQPNPVTWLDFTDLVFIDPVGTGYSRAADGDGKKYWSVDADVSVLAAAIARYLRQNDRLASPKFFVGESYGGFRGPLIAQKLQQDVGVGLSGLVLLSPVLDFSWLQPARTTPWGFVTKLPSFAAAALERAGTTPSRERMKEAETYASGAYLTDLLKGPADREAVARLAEKVSALTGVDPDTVRRQAGRLTTHSYQREIDRDAGRVLSAYDTGVTGWDPDPTAPQSGFEDPVLDALQAPLTTAMVQLYQSRLNWRVENMRYELLNNAVNRGWTWGSGRSAPEAMGALKDALALDGRMRVLVAHGFTDLVTPYFTSKMLLDQMPVYGSADRLKLSVYPGGHMFYTRPDSRNAFHADAADLFARALETRSDGSAKGESGSSGTVPEKRPTP, from the coding sequence ATGATGCAAGCCTTCCCCTCTGCCCGGACCGGAACGGCCCGGCTCTGCCTCGCTGGCCTGCTGTCCCTGTCGGTCGGGCTGGGGCCGTTGCCCGCGCTCGCCCAGCACGGCCCGCCGGCGGATGGCCAGAGCCAAGCAAAGGGGCAGGCTCAGCCGCGCAAGGCGCCGGAAGGGCGCCGCCTGCCGCCGGATGCCACCACCGAGCACAGCATCGACGGACCCAACGGGCAGCCGCTTAAATTTACCGCGACCGCCGGCAGCCTCGCCCTGGTGGACGAGGAGGGCAAGCTCCAGTCCGAGATCGCGTTCATCGCCTACGCCAAGGCGGGCAAGCCGGAGGAGGCCGCCGCCCGGCCGATCACCTTCGGCGTCAATGGCGGGCCCGGCGCGGCCTCGGCCTACCTCAACATCGGCGCGATCGGCCCCTGGCGCCTCCCGACCGACGGCGCCTCGATCAGCCCGTCGCAGACGATCGCGCTCCAGCCGAACCCGGTGACCTGGCTCGACTTCACCGATCTCGTCTTCATCGACCCCGTCGGCACCGGCTACAGTCGGGCGGCGGACGGCGACGGCAAGAAGTACTGGAGCGTCGATGCGGACGTCTCGGTGCTGGCCGCCGCCATTGCCCGATACCTGCGCCAGAACGACCGGCTCGCCTCGCCGAAATTCTTCGTCGGCGAGAGCTACGGTGGGTTCCGCGGACCGCTGATCGCGCAGAAGCTCCAGCAGGATGTCGGCGTCGGCCTGTCGGGTCTCGTGCTGCTCTCCCCCGTGCTCGACTTCTCCTGGCTGCAGCCGGCCCGCACCACGCCCTGGGGGTTCGTCACCAAGCTCCCCTCCTTTGCCGCCGCAGCGTTGGAACGCGCGGGCACGACGCCGAGCCGCGAACGCATGAAGGAGGCCGAGACCTACGCGTCGGGCGCCTACCTCACCGACCTCCTCAAGGGTCCGGCCGACCGGGAAGCCGTGGCGCGACTCGCGGAAAAGGTCTCGGCGCTGACCGGGGTCGATCCGGACACCGTACGGCGTCAGGCCGGGCGGCTCACCACCCATAGCTACCAGCGCGAGATCGACCGCGATGCCGGCCGCGTGCTCTCGGCCTACGATACCGGTGTGACCGGCTGGGACCCGGACCCGACCGCACCGCAATCGGGCTTCGAAGATCCGGTGCTCGACGCGCTGCAGGCCCCGCTCACCACCGCCATGGTGCAGCTCTATCAGAGCCGCCTGAACTGGCGCGTCGAGAACATGCGCTACGAGCTGCTCAACAACGCGGTCAACCGCGGCTGGACCTGGGGCTCGGGCCGCTCGGCCCCGGAAGCCATGGGCGCCCTGAAGGACGCCCTGGCGCTCGACGGGCGGATGCGGGTGCTCGTCGCCCACGGCTTCACCGATCTGGTGACGCCGTACTTCACCTCGAAGATGCTTCTCGACCAGATGCCGGTCTATGGCTCGGCCGACCGGCTCAAGCTCTCGGTTTATCCCGGCGGCCACATGTTCTACACGCGGCCGGACTCGCGCAACGCCTTCCACGCCGACGCCGCCGACTTGTTCGCTCGGGCGCTGGAGACGCGCTCCGATGGAAGCGCGAAGGGCGAAAGCGGGTCGAGCGGGACCGTGCCGGAGAAGAGACCGACGCCTTGA
- a CDS encoding DNA polymerase III subunit chi yields MTEILFYHLQRQPLEKVLPSLVEKSLERGWQAAIQAVSEERLQALDDGLWTYTDESFLPHGTDRDTDAATQPVVLTLRETNPNAASIRFLVEGAALPEDAESYQRICILFDGTDTDALLHAREQWRGAKAAGHAVAYWQQDESGRWSKKA; encoded by the coding sequence GTGACCGAGATCCTGTTCTACCACCTCCAGCGCCAGCCCCTCGAAAAGGTGCTGCCGAGCCTCGTCGAGAAGTCGCTGGAGCGCGGCTGGCAGGCGGCCATCCAGGCGGTGAGCGAGGAGCGGCTTCAGGCGCTCGACGACGGCCTCTGGACCTACACCGACGAGAGCTTCCTACCCCACGGCACGGACCGCGATACCGACGCGGCGACCCAGCCCGTCGTGCTGACTCTGCGCGAGACCAACCCCAACGCCGCCTCGATCCGCTTCCTCGTAGAGGGCGCCGCATTGCCCGAGGATGCGGAGAGCTACCAACGGATCTGCATCCTGTTCGACGGCACCGATACCGACGCGCTGCTGCATGCCCGCGAGCAGTGGCGCGGGGCCAAGGCCGCGGGGCACGCAGTCGCCTACTGGCAGCAGGACGAGAGCGGACGCTGGAGCAAGAAGGCGTGA
- a CDS encoding glutathionylspermidine synthase family protein, protein MRRIACGERPGWREIAREAGFAFHTIDGAPYWDESHAYAFTLTEIEAAIEAPSAELHALCLAFAGDAVEDERILASLAIPEPVWDTVRTSWRRGDPSLYGRLDFSYGGTGPAKLLEYNADTPTALYETAVFQWLWLEQGLREGRLPPGSDQFNAVHERLIAQLSEVAPPGLFAFAADTSGPEDLGTAGYLQDCAVQAGCETILLDLAQIGLRADGAFCGPDERTFAALFKLYPWEWAFQDAFGAAVAASPTRFIEPPWKMVLSNKGLLAHLWAREPGHPNLLPAFFEDDPACASLGAHARKPLLSREGANVEIFSAEGACIAGEPGPYGAEGSIRQGLAELPCFDGRRPLIGAWIVGDAPAGLCIRESDGPITGDGALFVPHLIEPA, encoded by the coding sequence ATGCGTCGCATCGCCTGCGGAGAGCGGCCCGGATGGCGGGAGATTGCGCGGGAGGCGGGCTTCGCCTTCCACACCATCGACGGCGCGCCGTACTGGGATGAGAGCCACGCCTACGCCTTCACGCTGACCGAGATCGAGGCGGCGATCGAGGCGCCGAGCGCCGAGCTGCACGCCCTCTGCCTCGCCTTCGCCGGGGACGCGGTGGAGGACGAGCGCATCCTCGCCTCCCTCGCCATTCCCGAGCCGGTCTGGGACACGGTACGGACGAGCTGGCGCCGGGGCGATCCGAGCCTCTACGGGCGCCTCGACTTCTCCTACGGCGGGACCGGACCGGCCAAGCTTCTCGAATACAACGCCGACACGCCGACCGCCCTCTACGAAACGGCGGTGTTCCAGTGGCTCTGGCTCGAACAGGGCCTGAGGGAGGGGCGCCTGCCACCGGGCAGCGACCAGTTCAACGCGGTCCATGAGCGGCTGATCGCACAGCTCTCGGAGGTCGCGCCGCCCGGCCTGTTCGCCTTCGCCGCCGACACGAGCGGCCCGGAGGATCTCGGCACCGCCGGCTATCTTCAGGACTGCGCCGTCCAGGCCGGCTGCGAGACGATCCTGCTCGACCTCGCCCAGATCGGCCTGCGCGCCGACGGCGCCTTCTGCGGGCCGGACGAGCGGACGTTTGCCGCCCTGTTCAAGCTCTACCCGTGGGAATGGGCGTTTCAGGATGCGTTCGGCGCGGCGGTCGCGGCCTCGCCGACGCGCTTCATCGAGCCGCCCTGGAAGATGGTGCTCTCGAACAAGGGCCTGCTCGCCCATCTCTGGGCCCGCGAGCCGGGCCATCCGAACCTGCTGCCGGCCTTCTTCGAGGATGATCCCGCCTGCGCGAGTCTCGGCGCTCATGCGCGCAAGCCGCTGCTCTCGCGCGAGGGCGCCAATGTCGAGATCTTTTCCGCCGAGGGCGCCTGCATCGCGGGCGAGCCCGGCCCCTACGGCGCGGAGGGCTCGATCCGGCAGGGCTTGGCGGAACTGCCGTGCTTCGATGGCCGCCGTCCGCTCATCGGCGCCTGGATCGTCGGCGACGCGCCGGCCGGGCTGTGCATCCGCGAATCGGATGGTCCGATCACCGGCGACGGCGCGCTGTTCGTGCCGCACCTGATCGAGCCGGCGTGA
- a CDS encoding DUF1190 domain-containing protein, with protein MADDREARENFGRRRPAQSSPAAAPQDKAVSKRSQTVSTVLVASAGLAALGLGSLDRTGPSRDVLVYVDAAACAADGIRPADECRTDYATARAAYPSTAPHYGSLTECEGHHGLSHCLPDSNAPTQFVPRMAGYLLGRRASDWVTPEPVYEHRQGHGGHHGAYCTGSGGKVSTGSGRHAASATLKSAAAQPTKFGGFGGSGKSVSSFSGT; from the coding sequence GTGGCGGACGACCGCGAGGCTCGGGAAAATTTCGGGCGGCGCAGGCCGGCTCAATCGTCCCCGGCCGCTGCCCCGCAAGACAAGGCCGTGAGCAAGCGCTCGCAGACCGTTTCCACGGTTCTCGTGGCGAGTGCAGGCCTTGCCGCGCTCGGCCTGGGCAGTCTTGACCGGACCGGACCGTCGCGGGACGTCCTCGTCTACGTCGATGCGGCGGCCTGCGCCGCCGACGGCATCCGCCCGGCCGACGAGTGCCGTACCGACTATGCCACCGCCCGCGCGGCCTATCCGTCAACCGCGCCGCATTACGGCTCATTGACGGAATGCGAGGGGCACCACGGCCTATCTCACTGCCTGCCGGATTCGAATGCGCCGACGCAATTCGTTCCCCGCATGGCCGGCTACCTGCTCGGACGCCGCGCCTCCGACTGGGTGACGCCCGAACCCGTCTACGAGCATCGCCAGGGTCACGGCGGTCATCACGGCGCTTACTGCACCGGATCGGGCGGCAAGGTCTCGACCGGGAGCGGGCGCCACGCCGCCTCAGCCACGCTCAAATCGGCCGCGGCGCAACCGACCAAGTTCGGCGGCTTCGGCGGCAGCGGCAAGAGCGTCTCCTCGTTCAGTGGCACCTGA
- a CDS encoding DUF350 domain-containing protein, with product MTTISGLPAFLAYFVVSLGLTALYLVTYLTATAHREIALVREGNLAAALALGGSLLGYSIPLSAAVRYAGSLLDCIVWGLVALVVQVAIYWLMRPLLPNLSQRIDEGQTAPAVLLGAASLAGGLVNAACMSY from the coding sequence TTGACGACGATCTCGGGCCTTCCGGCCTTTCTTGCCTACTTCGTCGTCTCCCTCGGGCTGACCGCTCTCTACCTCGTGACCTACCTTACCGCGACGGCGCATCGGGAGATCGCCCTGGTGCGCGAGGGCAATCTCGCCGCCGCCCTGGCGCTGGGCGGGAGCCTGCTCGGCTACTCGATCCCGCTCTCGGCGGCGGTGCGCTACGCCGGCTCGCTCCTCGACTGCATCGTCTGGGGTCTCGTCGCCCTCGTGGTGCAGGTCGCAATCTACTGGCTGATGCGACCGCTGCTGCCGAACCTGTCGCAGCGGATCGACGAGGGTCAGACCGCGCCGGCCGTGCTGCTCGGGGCCGCCTCCCTGGCGGGCGGCCTCGTGAACGCCGCCTGCATGAGTTACTGA
- a CDS encoding CTP synthase, which translates to MTRYVFITGGVVSSLGKGLASAALAALLQARGYRVRLRKLDPYLNVDPGTMSPTQHGEVFVTDDGAETDLDLGHYERFTGLPASRADNVTTGRIYLDIITKERRGDYLGATIQVIPHVTNAIKAFVLDGNDDYDFVLVEIGGTVGDIEGLPFFEAIRQIGQERPRGSVCYLHLTLLPYIPSAGELKTKPTQHSVKELRSIGIQPDILLCRCDRPIPVDERRKLGLFCNVRESAVIEARDVDTIYAVPLSYREAGLDREILAHFQMEPESEPKLDRWQNILERVRNPEGEVTIAIVGKYTGLKDAYKSLTEALTHGGIANNVRVNLEWIEAEVFEREDPAPFLEGLHGILVPGGFGQRGAEGKIRAARYARERNIPYFGICFGMQMAVIEAARSLAGIKDANSTEFGETKEPVVGLLTEWMRGNELERRAAESDLGGTMRLGAYKATLRPETKIAQMYGDTEISERHRHRYEVNMAYRECLEAKGLRFSGTSPDGLLPETVEHEGHPWFIGVQFHPELKSRPFEPHPLFKGFIAAAIDQSRLV; encoded by the coding sequence ATGACGCGGTACGTTTTCATCACCGGCGGCGTGGTTTCCTCCCTCGGCAAGGGTCTCGCCTCCGCCGCCCTCGCGGCACTGCTTCAGGCGCGCGGCTACCGGGTGCGCCTGCGCAAGCTCGACCCCTACCTCAACGTCGATCCGGGCACGATGAGCCCGACCCAGCACGGCGAGGTGTTCGTCACCGACGACGGCGCCGAGACCGACCTGGATCTGGGCCATTACGAACGCTTCACCGGCCTTCCGGCGTCGCGCGCCGACAACGTGACCACCGGGCGGATCTACCTCGACATCATCACCAAGGAGCGGCGCGGCGACTATCTCGGCGCCACGATCCAGGTGATCCCGCACGTCACCAACGCCATCAAGGCGTTCGTGCTCGACGGCAATGACGATTACGACTTCGTGCTGGTCGAGATCGGCGGCACGGTCGGCGACATCGAAGGCCTGCCCTTCTTCGAAGCGATCCGCCAGATCGGCCAGGAGCGCCCGCGCGGCAGCGTCTGCTACCTGCACCTGACCCTGCTGCCCTACATCCCCTCCGCCGGCGAATTGAAGACCAAGCCGACGCAGCACTCCGTGAAGGAGCTGCGCTCCATCGGCATCCAGCCCGACATCCTGCTCTGCCGCTGCGACCGGCCGATCCCGGTGGACGAGCGGCGCAAGCTCGGCCTGTTCTGCAACGTCCGGGAGAGCGCGGTCATCGAGGCGCGCGACGTCGATACGATCTACGCCGTGCCGCTCTCCTACCGCGAGGCGGGGCTCGACCGGGAGATCCTGGCCCATTTCCAGATGGAGCCCGAGAGCGAGCCCAAGCTCGACCGCTGGCAGAATATTCTCGAGCGCGTGCGCAACCCGGAGGGCGAGGTCACCATCGCCATCGTCGGCAAGTACACGGGCCTGAAGGACGCCTACAAGTCGCTCACCGAGGCGCTCACTCATGGCGGCATCGCCAACAACGTGCGCGTCAACCTCGAATGGATTGAGGCGGAGGTGTTCGAGCGCGAGGACCCGGCCCCGTTCCTCGAAGGCCTGCACGGCATCCTCGTGCCCGGCGGCTTCGGCCAGCGCGGCGCCGAGGGCAAGATCCGCGCGGCCCGTTACGCGCGGGAGCGCAACATCCCGTATTTCGGCATCTGCTTCGGCATGCAGATGGCAGTGATCGAGGCGGCGCGGTCGCTCGCCGGCATCAAGGACGCCAACTCCACCGAGTTCGGCGAGACCAAGGAGCCGGTGGTCGGCCTGCTCACCGAATGGATGCGCGGCAACGAGCTGGAGCGGCGCGCGGCCGAGAGCGATCTCGGCGGCACCATGCGGCTCGGCGCCTACAAGGCGACGCTCCGCCCGGAGACCAAGATCGCGCAGATGTACGGCGACACCGAGATCTCGGAGCGCCACCGGCACCGCTATGAGGTCAACATGGCCTATCGCGAGTGCCTGGAGGCCAAGGGCCTGCGCTTCTCCGGCACATCGCCGGACGGTCTCCTGCCGGAGACGGTTGAACACGAGGGCCATCCGTGGTTCATCGGCGTCCAGTTCCACCCGGAGTTGAAGTCGCGCCCCTTCGAACCGCACCCGCTGTTCAAGGGGTTCATCGCCGCCGCGATCGATCAGAGCCGGCTGGTCTGA
- the secG gene encoding preprotein translocase subunit SecG — protein MQTVLIVVHLIIVLALIAVVLLQRSEGGLGLGGGGSGGVSGFMTGRGQANALTRATAILAALFFTTSIALAIMAHRSAAPRSILDEAGTQPGQTQPADKPVNADNLLDTLRGGAGQGGQPASVPTDAPAKPATPAPAPSAPPAAPATPEAPQSR, from the coding sequence ATGCAGACCGTCCTCATCGTCGTCCACCTCATCATCGTGCTGGCGCTCATCGCCGTGGTGCTGCTGCAGCGCTCGGAGGGCGGGCTCGGGCTCGGCGGTGGCGGAAGCGGCGGCGTCTCCGGCTTCATGACCGGCCGGGGTCAGGCCAACGCGCTCACCCGCGCCACCGCGATCCTCGCGGCCCTGTTCTTCACCACCAGCATCGCGCTGGCGATCATGGCGCATCGCAGCGCCGCGCCCCGCTCGATCCTCGACGAGGCCGGGACGCAGCCGGGCCAGACGCAGCCGGCCGACAAGCCGGTGAACGCCGACAACCTGCTCGACACGCTGCGCGGCGGCGCGGGTCAGGGCGGCCAGCCCGCCTCCGTTCCGACCGATGCGCCCGCCAAGCCGGCGACCCCGGCTCCGGCTCCGAGCGCGCCGCCGGCCGCCCCGGCCACGCCGGAAGCCCCGCAGTCGCGCTGA
- a CDS encoding cysteine hydrolase family protein: MAAERRALLVVDVQASFRVPDTVVAGITALSRTFHTVATVERHDEAVTPFARQLGWTPPADEAPLVPADRVFVKHGYLPPPALIAHFRALGVERVLVCGVQAETCCLAAGFMLFDAGLHPTLLPWLSVGSSLDRSASLGAKLWRHHFGSVLSGPEAL; the protein is encoded by the coding sequence ATGGCGGCGGAACGCCGCGCGCTCCTCGTCGTCGACGTGCAAGCGAGCTTCCGCGTGCCGGACACGGTCGTCGCCGGCATCACCGCCCTGAGCCGGACGTTTCATACCGTCGCGACCGTCGAACGGCACGATGAGGCGGTCACACCGTTCGCGCGGCAGCTCGGCTGGACGCCGCCGGCCGATGAGGCGCCGCTGGTTCCGGCGGATCGGGTCTTCGTCAAGCACGGCTACCTGCCGCCGCCCGCGCTGATTGCGCATTTCAGGGCGCTCGGTGTCGAGCGCGTCCTCGTCTGCGGCGTACAGGCCGAGACCTGCTGTCTCGCCGCCGGCTTCATGCTGTTCGATGCCGGCCTGCACCCGACCCTGCTGCCATGGCTCAGCGTCGGGTCGTCCCTCGACCGTTCAGCCTCACTCGGGGCCAAGCTCTGGCGGCATCATTTCGGCAGCGTTCTGAGCGGTCCCGAGGCGCTGTAG
- a CDS encoding Tsi3 family protein, with the protein MSFSRSSRTAGLIGPGLLGTRLLLSAAGTIPVHLTTTAAQGAAITAPGGCRLTVDIPKGFSFQPYGESIVLRPIGQEDRRNVFEIRLTPGHSTNATALTERRPLGATTARYRMIRETEGSGGEETTLIAEVQRAGGVVRLEASSQRDDGAEPDFEPAWSALATARCTESR; encoded by the coding sequence GTGAGCTTTTCTCGGTCGAGCCGCACCGCCGGCCTCATCGGGCCGGGGCTGCTCGGCACCCGGCTGCTTCTGTCCGCGGCCGGAACGATCCCCGTTCACCTGACGACCACGGCAGCGCAGGGCGCGGCGATCACGGCGCCAGGCGGGTGTCGGCTGACCGTCGATATCCCCAAGGGTTTTTCGTTCCAGCCATATGGCGAGAGCATCGTCCTGCGCCCCATCGGGCAGGAGGACCGGCGCAACGTGTTCGAGATCAGGCTGACGCCCGGACACAGCACAAACGCGACCGCCCTGACGGAGCGCCGACCGCTCGGTGCGACGACCGCCCGTTACCGGATGATACGCGAAACCGAGGGATCGGGCGGTGAGGAGACGACGCTCATCGCCGAGGTCCAGCGTGCAGGTGGCGTGGTCCGTCTCGAAGCGTCGTCGCAGCGAGATGACGGGGCCGAGCCGGATTTCGAACCGGCATGGTCCGCACTCGCGACCGCGCGCTGCACTGAGAGCCGCTGA